The Ziziphus jujuba cultivar Dongzao chromosome 1, ASM3175591v1 genome segment TTATAAACCACCCCGTAAGCAAATCTGCACAACAGCCGCATGAGCAATTTGTGGCTTCAGGATGTCAGATTTGGATACGCTTAGATACTTATTGCTTAGTTGGCTTCTCGCCATTGGACTTGCTCATTTGGATGAGGTTTCGGTCGTCACCCAAATTAACTCCATATGGTGAGCTGGAAGGAAATAGGCCATTTGTAGTATGACTGGGTTGGGTTTGGGCCGGATTGAACTGGGTTGATCTAGCAATTGAAAAGCTCAAttgaacaacttttttttttttttttaacttgattatttataatttgattggttttattctttaaaataatttacaatttcattaaaagcaattatttctttttcaaataaaatattagtgaTATAAACAGATTCTTAAGGAACTAATAGGTTAAAAATTCATGATTATTGAAAAACTAATTTCAGTAGTTTAGAACAAAACTAAACAAGTCCTAGTCTGATTGAAAATGGTTGGCGCGCGTGCTTTACCTTAACAACTCCAAGTTTTTGACTGTTGTCCCTTCCTGTACATGTTCCAATGGGGACCTCTTTTTCCAAGGTTTTCTTGAACCATCTGCCGAATAAAAGTCACTCTTTTGTAGTGGCTTtgtttctagttttttttttttttttttttcgcagttttcaatatcaaattattcttactttaaaatatttattcaaatttcaatACAAGAGCAGACAAAAATTTTAGCAAATTAACCTACGAAGTTGGTTTGTTGAGAATAGAGTGGGAAGGGTCGGTCTAGTATTTTGCGTTTCacatttgtttttgtgtgtgttgcaaaataaataaataaaaatgtttttgtatgTGCGAGAAACAAAGAATAAAGAAGGTAAAAAAACGAAGCGAAGAAGGTGATCTCTAAAGCATAGACATGGTGTGGTCTAACGGGCTAAGGCTTTCACATCCTGGTTGTGTTATGAGTTATGACATGCAACCAGAAAACACTGCCCGAGGTCAAGCTCAAGTGGATGGGCTCAGAGAGAGCCTTCTTGTTTTgtgttgtttttaatttataagaacaaaaagatatcatcaaatccaaacgGTGGCCCCACTTTGTACTACCAAGTTTTTCTACTTTTAACCTACAACTGCTACTGCTCAATTATACATTGCTTCTCTCTTCTGTCTGTGTCATCTCCTTCATTCTATCGCTCATTTTCTCATCATCTCATTATCTCATTGCAACGTAATGTGCGTAAAGCATGTTTCCTTTACCATCtccttcatttattttcttttaatatttctttgcTTCTTTGTGtagaaaaatgtaattttatgaaGTATGAATTTGAACGTTATTAGTGACGATTAACGTGGTAGGAAAATAGTCTGAAGTTTTGGTCTAAGGGCTGTGAGAAGGTTTGTCATTTCAAACCTTTATATGTTTGAAGGAGCTAATTAACATCCAAAAATATATGATGCTTCATAGATGGAATAAAGCATTAACCAAAACACAAGATTAATTCAAAGTGAGAGACAAAAAAGTGATTTGCACTGCAATAGATTCTAGATTCCTAGCCCAACAATAACGATTGGAATAACTCGGCAAATCGCAGATTCAAAATCTTACGTAACCATGCTCTTGCTTTTTCCCCTTTCCATAAGCATCAAAAAGTTTGGGTATCAACAGGTCAAACTAGCCATTATCTGTCACCTTCCCAAATACAAAAGCAGTAAAGTCCCAGCAAGCTTCCACCAAATAAAGCTAGGAGAGTGCTTGGGCAGTGGAGGTGCTGAAGAGCCTACAGATCTGAATCATGAGGATGATTTTATATCAATCAACGCTGaccacattctagtttcttctCAGGTTAGACAAACTAAAATTATGTTCACATAATGAACTTACCCGGATGTTGCGTAGATGCATTTATCATAACCTGTAATACAAGTAACAAGTCTCATCAGCATAGTTTTTTTCCCTCCTCTTTTTTGATAATTCTACCCTAACATGGATGATAAGTTACATGTCACTAGTGGTACGTTTGTGCTCATAACTATCGAAAATGTATTTAGTAGTAAGTACATTACATATCCCGCATGTTGACCCTGCGCATGTTTGTAAATGGGAGATACGCTACCGTAGAAGCATTGAAAATTTGATCAGAAAAtgttaagtaaaaaaaaatttcaaaaactttttcCATGGATCTCAAACCCAACAGTATAGTAAATGTAAAATGTGAAGAAATGGAGCTCATTCTGTGGTGCTTAATCCCATAAATCCAAAATTCACCTTACTTAATTTGGAAGCAAAATGTGCCTCAGTGCTTGTAGTATCATTTGACACCTCCTATACTATTAGAGTTTGCCAAGAACTTTGTTTTCTTGCTTCTCATAAGGATAATCAAACAAAATCCAACTTTAAAGTTGAACAAGAAACAGAAATGCAGAAAAATGATCTGagttgttcaaatccaagtctTATCCCCACTACCAAATATCATGGTCAAAACAGTAATTAGCAGGGGAAATACAGGGGAAACATATGTATAATCTTACTTGGGTTGTTCTTAGTTAAAGTGGCAGTTCCTCCAAAATTGCAAGCGATATCAGAATTCCCATTCTGTTGATAGTAAACATTGAAAGCATAGGATGCATGAGACAAGAGAGTGTCTGGGTCAAAACAAGGTCCTCCATTTTGAATTGCACTGCAGTCAGCCATTCCCAGCCCACACGCCCAATCTAATGCATTTTGCAAATCAATCTGGGAGACCCCTGGATGGGCCACACACCATGTTGTTCCGTCGATGAAAGTTGTATTGCCTTCCGGGGGTGACTCTGTTGCCACTGGTATTGCAGTTTCTGCCTTCTCTTGTACCGCCGCTTCAATTGTCAAAACTGAATCAGTTTGAATAAGAAATgggccgaaaaaaaaaaaaaaaaaaaaaaaaaacagagcaacATCAGCTATTTATGAGATATTGGTGTTAAACTTTCGAACACATGACTAGTCTTGCAAAATTATTTGAAAGATGCACATACATGGATGAAGGatttaaattttccaaataatttaatgtgCAAAAATCATCTCAGCAAAGCCAATGTTATGTGTGAGTTTATCAACCACTAAAGACTATATATTATTAAGGAAGAggcatatatattttgctttggCTGAGGTTAAGTTAGAAAAGGAATGATGAAGTCTCATACattcaaataagaaaattaGTGGAATATTATGCCTAATTTTGACAAGGGTGAAGACAACCAGGGGCCTCATATATCACAAGCCAGGGCAAGCGAAAAGTTACAGTTTCAGTGGCATCTCTCTTCTCTCTTATTGGTAGTTCACTGGACAAAAGACTTTACATGTATCCTAACATTTGCGTTTAACCACCAAAACAAAGGGTTCATTCCCAATGAAATACTCGatacatatttatttacttCACCCAGCATGCAACAATTTTTATGTCCCTCAATCTAGTAGAGACAGACACAAAAAGAGTGAGATAACACCCATTCATCCCAACATTTCCATCCTCTACATAGTCTAGAAACATtttgctgaaaaaaaaatacaaacaaacatGAAGGTACGTCTACAAAAATTAACTAAACAGATTTTCTGCATTTGGACATGAAGTGATGAACAAacatgtcctttttttttttttttcttttgtctatAGACATTGATGCAAATTTCAGAATGTTTGCCTCCGTAgtaaaaaaaatggtataattaatAGTTCTAGGATTCGAATGGTCAATATACAAGTATTTCCCACTTGGATaacaggaaaaagaaaacattataATGAGTATATCAACAAGGAAATGccgttctacccaaaaaaagaaaaaaaaaaaaaaaaaaaggaaacaaaacacacacacacaataaaaaataaacagttGAAGGAGCAATGGATTACAGCAAAACTTGATGGGTTTAGAGAGAAGAAACCCAACCTTTCAAGATACCATATACGATATGGCCATAAACATGAGAGAAAAATTTGGAGTTTTAAAAGGCATACCCAGCAAAGAGCATTTCATCAGCAACAAAAAGGACTGAAAAACCCATATATTCATTCTCAAATATGTCATGGTTGAAAGAAACCAAACAAGGCAGAGGAGTTTTAAACCTCCTTCCACAAACTAAGAAATTAAGCAGAGAAAAAAAGTCTCTGAAGAGGAAGCAGGCAATGGTAGTCTCTCAGCACCCCtggtgttgaagaagaagaggaaggtgaagaggaagagaaaaacatatataaatgcaaAGGAGGAGGAATCTGGAGTTCCTTGAAGAGAAATGATGTGCTTTTTCACTTTTGTTTTCAAGAGAgcgatgcatgcttcagaagctAAGTACTATCTTTGGCAGGTCTTAGACTTTTGCCACCCATTTCCatgtttgaaataaataaataataataattgccaCAAAGACCAAACTACCTTTATTCACTCTCACAAGCTGCCACTGCTACCGTGCTACACTCTACCAACAAACCATTTTCgcctctttctctttcattttctcgCGATATTCTGAATTCTTCATCTCGCTATAATAtgtttctccctttttttttttttgggtaaatgtttTTTCACGTTATATTATATTACGTCTACTGACCACAAACTATTTACGtacaatacatacatatatttatatatgtactttTCATAATTTTGTATTGATCAAGTGAAAAAAGTACtatttaataaatgaaaaagtgAACAAAATTGCTAACACGtaccattaatttttattaaatataaaaaataattaactatgagattaagttttattatatatataacgaaAAAAAATGAGCTAGATTATTgagaaatttcaaaaagaaaaaaaaaaagaaaaaaaaaaaggggaaaaataaaGGGATGGAATCAAGTTGTACATGAATCGATCTttgctttttttcattttttgggtcGACCAGTCTATAAGTTACAAATTCCAAACTCAACAACTTGAAGTCAGCCCATTTATTAATGGTAAAGTGTCTCGGGCTTCACCTCAAGGTGTCCGTGCCAAATGAGCCAACTGAAAGAAATATGAGCCCATTAAGTTAGCTTAGCCTGCCACTTGAAATGTAAGCCCATTTCTACTACATTCTTCCACCGAGACCGCATTTGATATCCAAAACAAGCATTTATACTAAACagaattatttaataaattcgtTCCTTTAAGCATCCCATTGCTctaattatttagtttatatttaaaCCATCATTTTTTATGACTATATAAAAGCTATTAAACATATCCAATTCTCTTTTTACTTCTCTTACTCCAactttgtataaattatttttaaaaggcaCTGTAACGGTTTTAGAAACCATTCTTTGAGGAATTCGACATTTGTAAAAGTTCATATTCGGTTGTCAtccaaattaatacaaaattagtgaaaatattttttaaaattaataagattAAACTtgtaattatatgcatataaaagtTGAATTTCTGAAGGTCATATTCAAGAATTAATGGCACCTATAATTCCATGTTATATGCTTTATCAAAGGGACAAATTCCAAACCAAGTGGCCCTTATCTGTTCCCTCTTTGTTGATTTGTTAACAAATCAAGTTATTTTTCTGTATGGCGACCCCATTTTCggtctactctctctctctctccttccctttttttttttttcctttcctttttttgggtattaatttctaaaaatgaaaattttccgtCATAGACAACAACTATAAATAGGATAACTATAATTAATTGAGTTATTAATCACATCACAATCCTTGAATAAATTACTAATGTGGATTTTAGTtcaaaaacatttattatttgtcAAGCATGCTAGCACAAATAGCTAAATAGGAATTTCGCTAATTCTAGAACGTCAATAAATCAGGCATTTAATTCTGCTTTAGAAACtgatcaatataattaattaaaagaggaTACAAAGCAAACGATTAGTATTTTCCATTTTCGAACAATACCAAAATAGGCATATGCTATGTTGGTAGGACAGAGTTACAACTTTTCTaatttctatatgtatataataatctCTCAACAAATATAACTATCTCTATAAAGCTTTTCTACACTAGAGTTATAATTacgtaaatatataatatttaaccaatgcaagaaaaaaagattaaaaaataaacatttatttgccttttttttttttttttcttttggtgaattataattttgttgAAATGGATGTGACTAATGAGGTCTGTATTATTGGCATACAAACATCATATAATACAAAACATCATAAACTGGATGAAAAGATATAAAGACCTTTCAGAGGTTTGGGGCTACTGTTATTGGACGCAGACCATTCATACTCGtgaaaaaacacacacagaaaaagaaaaaaaaagacacatcTCCAATGATTCAAGTAATTCAAATTGGAAACTGCATAATTTGAGTTTACAAAATATTCTGCTTCCTGattttaagtttaatttattgcaaCTTTTCAATAATTTATACTATTGCTAAATAATTTATCGAAATGTGCCTAACGGCAAAATACATACATGTGTTTTATTAGTTTGTCTCAACTTTCCAAATAGAAGTTGGGCAGCTAAACAAAAATGGAGAGTAAACAGTTTGGTCTGGGCTGCAGGTTGCAGGGTTTCCGTTTAGCAGTGGTACTTGTGATTGAAGCCAATCCATACGAATTTCGTcatagcatatatatacatatatatacacacttggTAATAAACcattcatattatattatatataataacaataaatataaatttaattaaataaaaaaatttttttgataaacaaatataattaaccaatcaattaattaagaagAATAGCGcatgtacatatatgtatataataatgaaggTGGTGGTGTGGTGAGAGACAAAATCTAGCAGTTAGACGAAAAACCATTCAATGTTGTAGTACAAAAATCAAGCCGACACTGTTCGAATACGGCTTCGGGAACATCAGGCAAAATatgctttatttatatattaccaATTaacgaggaagaagaagaagagaacaCCCATCGGATTCCACCACACCACttggattcttaatttttttatttattttatattctacTTTTGGGTTGTTCTCTCTTCTTCCTCACATGCATACATTTACCCattttatatacaattttaacttatctatttaccaaaaaaaatttataactgTATATAATATCAAGTAAACTAATAAACTAATATATtcgtataaaatttattttattttaataaattaaaattaatcattaataattat includes the following:
- the LOC107415513 gene encoding glucan endo-1,3-beta-glucosidase 13 isoform X1; translation: MTYLRMNIWVFQSFLLLMKCSLLVLTIEAAVQEKAETAIPVATESPPEGNTTFIDGTTWCVAHPGVSQIDLQNALDWACGLGMADCSAIQNGGPCFDPDTLLSHASYAFNVYYQQNGNSDIACNFGGTATLTKNNPSYDKCIYATSGSVGSSAPPLPKHSPSFIWWKLAGTLLLLYLGR
- the LOC107415513 gene encoding glucan endo-1,3-beta-glucosidase 13 isoform X2 — translated: MTYLRMNIWVFQSFLLLMKCSLLAAVQEKAETAIPVATESPPEGNTTFIDGTTWCVAHPGVSQIDLQNALDWACGLGMADCSAIQNGGPCFDPDTLLSHASYAFNVYYQQNGNSDIACNFGGTATLTKNNPSYDKCIYATSGSVGSSAPPLPKHSPSFIWWKLAGTLLLLYLGR